AAAGAATAGAGTTGATAGCGTTAGCGAAATCATAGATACACAAATAAATCAGAATGAAAATTTCGTAAATGAGAAAGGATTCAATTTATGAATTCCCAGTCAATGGAATGGGAATGGAATATTTGAGCCATTGAAGAACTAAACCAAAAATTGGAAATGTTAAAGAATATACGATATACTCTCACAATGAGAAATGTGTTTATCTATGGCAAATCCTCCAATCTTTTGAGGGCTAAACTTTTTTCCTTTTCAATTCGCGCACATTTCCCATAAAGGCAATATGCAAAAGATAATATTTCCAAAGGATTTTATTTGGGGAACTGCGACTGCTGCCTACCAAATTGAAGGTGGTTTTGATCGGGATGGGAAGGGACTTTCGATCTGGGATGATTTTACGCATCAAAAAGGAAAGATAAAGAACGGGGATAACGGCGATATAACCTGCGATCACTACAACCGTTATAAAGAAGACGTTAGTCTCATGAAAAAGCTTGGATATGGCAGCTATCGTTTTTCTATTTCGTGGCCTCGTGTTCTTCCGGAAGGGAAGGGCGCTATCAATGAAAAGGGGCTTGATTTTTACGATAAATTGGTGGATGAGCTATTAAAAAAGAATATCAATCCATTTGTGACTTTGTATCATTGGGATTTGCCATTAGCCCTTGAAAAAGAAGGTGGTTGGCTGAATCGAAAAACTTCTGAGCGATTTGGAGATTATACCGAGATTGTTGTTAAGAAGTTAGGCGATAGAGTAAAGAATTGGATTACTATCAATGAGCCCTGGGTTATTTTTGTTTGTGGTTATTTATTAAAAGTATTCCCGCCCGGAGTGTTTAAACCTTTTTCTGCTTTTAAAGTAGCGCATAATCTTCTTTTGGCGCATGGAATTAGTCTTGCTCGAATCAAATCCTTGTATCCAAATTCCTCTGTTGGAATTACCAATGCTCTCACTCCTGTGTATAATCATCGTTTGACGAAAGAGCCTGAGTCTACGCGTCGCGCGGATGCAATCATAAATCGTCTCTGGCTTGATCCTATTTATAAAGGAAAGTATCCCGACAATATCGCTTCTTTTGTGGAGTCTCAGAACAAAGGAAATATATTTCCTGAAGATATGAAACTCATTTCTGGTAAAACAGATTTCTTAGGAGTTAATAATTACTCTCGCACCATTGTAAAATACATTCCGTTTCCTATTTTTAAT
This region of Leptospiraceae bacterium genomic DNA includes:
- a CDS encoding beta-glucosidase, with the protein product MQKIIFPKDFIWGTATAAYQIEGGFDRDGKGLSIWDDFTHQKGKIKNGDNGDITCDHYNRYKEDVSLMKKLGYGSYRFSISWPRVLPEGKGAINEKGLDFYDKLVDELLKKNINPFVTLYHWDLPLALEKEGGWLNRKTSERFGDYTEIVVKKLGDRVKNWITINEPWVIFVCGYLLKVFPPGVFKPFSAFKVAHNLLLAHGISLARIKSLYPNSSVGITNALTPVYNHRLTKEPESTRRADAIINRLWLDPIYKGKYPDNIASFVESQNKGNIFPEDMKLISGKTDFLGVNNYSRTIVKYIPFPIFNFRPVNPSYKGVEFTSMGWEIYPQGLLELMRMIRQDYGNPPVYITENGVAFIESPADNGIVPDKNRISFLQDYLSYLHKAILEGSDIRGYFVWSFLDNFEWAEGFAKTFGLVHVDRQTLKRTPKLSANWYSKVCKENGFEYREIK